A stretch of DNA from Sugiyamaella lignohabitans strain CBS 10342 chromosome B, complete sequence:
AAATATCCAGCCAGTGCAGTCGCCAGTGACGGTGTGTGGAGATATTCACGGACAATTTCATGATCTCTTAGAGCTATTTCGAGTCAGTGGAGGACTCCCCGACGACGTTAACTATATATTTTTGGGCGATTTTGTTGACAGAGGATACTTCTCATTGGAAACGTTTACATTGTTAATGTGTCTAAAGGCATTATATCCCAACAGGTTAACGCTTGTTCGTGGAAACCACGAGAGTCGACAGATCACACAGGTGTACGGATTTTATGAAGAATGTTTGTCAAAGTACGGCAGTACAACTGTATGGAAGTACTGTTGTCAAGTGTTTGATTTCCTGACATTGGCCGCCATCATTGACGGCCGCATCTTATGTGTTCACGGCGGACTAAGTCCGGAAATTCGCATGCTCGATCAGATCCGAGTGTTATCACGAGCCCAGGAGATTCCCCACGAAGGTGGATTCTGCGATCTTGTATGGAGTGATCCAGACGATGTTGAAACATGGGCAGTTTCACCCCGTGGAGCCGGCTGGATTTTTGGCGCCAATGTGGCCAGGGAGTTCAACCACGTCAATGGACTGAACCTGATAGCACGGGCCCACCAGCTTGTAATGGAAGGATTTAAATACCATTTTAAAGACAAGGATGTTGTCACCGTGTGGTCGGCACCCAACTACTGCTACCGTTGCGGCAATGTTGCCAGTGTTATGAAAGTGGAGGACGACCTGGTACCCAAATTTACGATATTTAACGCTGTTCCTGATGATGCCATAAAAATGAGGTTGGCGCCCCAGAAAACCCAACGAAGCGAATATTTCCTTTGATGTAATTACATGACATAATACTAATATTAACACATAGAACTAGCGGACCTGGTGACCGCGaagatgcctccggcggctggggcggagccccagaccccgtagctcctgcttcgcaggagtttctcCGGGAGGAGTTGGTGTTCCTGGTGGCCTGAATAGCGGAATATGCTCATTAaatgatatataaatgatCTGGTTATTCTCTGGTAACCTGGAACCCAAATTCCAGGAAGGCCAGCCGCTGcctcgactcgagcgaagcgagaggagccacggggtctggggcggagccccagccgccggaggcaactgACGGGACAGGGAGCAACAATTGAATAAAGTTTGGAGAATATTTCCTTGCGAATACCCTGCTTGCCAGCATGCATTCCTGCCAGCTGCAATGGGCAGTAACGCCGCCTCCCTATTCTTAATCGTCGTGCATGTACTCACATGGTAgcatttgtttgttttgacaTTGACATTAGACAGTGGAGTCGGGGGCTTGAAATATATAAGATTTAGATTTTATTGGAGCCTGAGCACTTCATATTTATCTGCCAGGAGTAATTTTCAGAATTGGTTAATAAAGGCGAGGAATTTGCTGTTACGAGTACTATCAATTACCGACGACTAGGAACAGACTCAAACCCGCTTCTCCAGTCGCGAACTGAGCTTTCTTTGCATTCTCTTTacctatttatttatttggtgGGTTATCGAGTAACCGAGACACAGACAGGCGATTCATATTCGCATATCACAGTATCATACACACTACAAGTTTCACAGATACTCGCAATGGGTTCCGCATTTTCACCACTACAGTGGTTCCGCAGCATTTATTCATATCTTCTTTCGCTGTTCTGGGCCACAGAGGTATGTAACAGAAAATCTGTCTGCTCGATTCCTTTGGATATTCAATTCTCGTACTGGACTTCAGCGAGATTGCGAAGATATTTCGAGCAGTTCAAACAGCAGGGGCCTGTCGGATCATACTAACTGTTCACAGCTTGACATCACGCTCTTAGGACTTCAGAATGCGGGCAAGACGTCCTTATTGAAGGTTCTAGTAGTAAGTACCACGTATTCCACTGCCCATTGTCATTTTCTAACAAGTTCTAGGGAGAAGACTTCACGGCAGAGTATGTTATGGTGGGAGGTACAAAGCCTCtggcgactggggctccgccccagagCCCGTGGTGCTCCGCTGAGCGGGGCGTCTTTCTTGGACCGTTGACTGGCTGGTAGAAACTAACAATAGCAGCTCGATTCCTACAGTCGGTTTTGCAATGAAAAGAATTAAAGTTGGCAGCGTGACATTAAAATGGTGAGTATGCATGGCCAATCTGATGAGAATGATAGAACTAACCTGAGAATAGTTGGGATCTAGGTGGACAGCCACGGTTCAGATCTATGTGGGAGCGTTATTGCAAAGGCGTCAGTGCCATTATGTAAGTATATCAGCTATACCCCCTgtttcgactcgagcgtagcgagagaagcaacggggtctggggcggagccccagccgccggaacCATGGTCCCCAAAAGAAAGAATTCTAACAGAGATCAAGATTCGTGCtagatgctgctgatgagtCCACTTTAGAATCTGCACAAACAGAATTACATAGTTTGGTATCTCGAGAGTCATTGGAAGGCATTCCGCTTCTTGTGCTAGGTAATAAGAATGATCTGCCTGAGGCACTTACCGTGGATCAGGTCATTGATAGGCTGGATTTGAAAGCTATCAAAGACCGACAGGTGTCTTGTTATTCGATATCAGTTAAGGAAGCCAATAATTTGAACTCTGTGCTAAGCTGGCTTATTGCAAAGTCAAAATAGTAGCACACCGATGCACATTTTACACATCTCATCCATTAAAGTTCAATCTCATTGGCCTGACACGAACAATTATATCATTTGCAGGCTATCACTATTGATCTATATCTATAATTTATGACTAACGAATAAACATTTGCATTAATTGAGCGTGAACAGCCATTGAGCTACTGCTGAACGAATTACAGTCGCGAATGTAGTGGACTCTTGCCCTGCTTGAGACCCCAGAATATCTGTTCGAAGTTGGTCTTGACAAACTGCTTTCGCTGTGCCGGCGAGAAAGAGGCTCTGGCATATGTCTGACGCTCGATTGCTAGTCCGCGTTGATATCTCCGGAGGACAAATCCTTTCATAGCCTCAAAAGTCTCTACTGGTTGCTCAAAGGGCACCAGGTGTCCTGTATTAGGTATATCGACGAGAGTGGCGAATCGTAAAGCTGCTCGAATGGCATCTGATCCCTCTTTGTAGCCTTGGGTGGGGAATATGTGCAAAACCTCACAATCAAGAGATCCCAAAACTTTAAGACTATCGCGATATACAGTTTGACCACTGATATACACTGATACTTGAGACCAGCGGGGTGTCTTCATGATCACTGATCCATCTTCTTGTTGTACAAATGATGCATCAATATAATCTTTTTGGCATCGAGGATGGAACTTGGCAGATAGTCCTATTTTTGTCATATAGTGATAGTATTCGTCATAATTTTTAAAAGTGTCAAGCGCCCTCGTATCGTACAGCTTACTGAACTTCTTTCCAAGTATTTTTGCACTTTTTACAGGGTCTATTTCTTCTCTATATCCCTGCGGATCTATAGTAACGACTGAATCATATAGACCAGGTTCATAAAAAGCAGACCACAGGCCCTGCATACCGCCCATAGAATGACCAATAAGAATCGTAGTGCCAATTagtttttcttctttgacGACAGCGTTAATATCTCGAGACGCATCTTCCCAGCTGTTTTCGAAACTGATGCTCTCAGTATTGGCTAAGTATGAATCACCATGAGCTACATAGTCAATTGCAAGGACCTTGCCTAATTTAGGACCGAGGTCTGGATCATTgaaaaaaagttcaatcGTATAATTCCAGAGCTCTTTACACATCTGGGCTCCATGGCAAAAAACTAGATTCAGGGCTTCTTCAGGTCGGATGTTTCCTGAGTTCTTAAATAGAGTGAACACATTATAAGCTATCTTCAATCTAGCATCTGGATATAACACAGCTCGTGAGTGGCCCCGTGGATAATTAGCTTCAGTGATCTTAGGGCTTATCTTGATCCCATTTCCAATGGTGAGTGTCAGGTTGTGTTCATCGACCATTCTGTGATATTAATTGTTGAATTGTATACAGCTGGATAAAGTTTTAGGTCTCCGAATGGATATAAATACCTCGATGTGGGGTTTCGGGGCTAGGCGTACAGGAGATCCTTGGAACGGTTAGATTAAAGCCGATTCTACCGATAGAGAGCTATCTTAATAAGAGAGTTAGTAAGCTGTCGAACATAAGTCTTTATCTCCTAAGTTGACTTTGTAAGTATCGTATAGTTATGCGTAGAACCCCCCTCATGAACATGGGGGTTTCCTATTGACGTTCACAAAAGTCGAATCTCAATTGCCGAGAGGGTCGGCTGATATCATTGCCGCCTATATGCAGAAGCGACCAACCGTGATctactgataagataagaagCCCAACGTCCCTAACAGGACGGGTGTTTTTTTCATCACATAAAATGTAGGTCAAATAATCTACAGGGATTGTCGGAACATAAGTATTTAGTtacataaataaaatagtcATATCTTGAAAGTCATATGCAGTAATGGACGTATCATCCTACTCCAGTTCTGCTACTCCGTCGTCCCATAGTACAATACGATCCAATTCTTGAAGATACTGAGTGGGTTCAAGAGAGTTACTGAGTGAGAGGATTCCATTAATATCTGGGAATTGTGGGAAAGAGAACGAAAGTTTTGCCTCGTCTTCAAAGGCTGCTGAACGCACGTTAAGTGCTGTATGTGAATCGCGAGCAGCTTCAAGACGATCCATAAACTGTTTGGCCAAATTGTCCTGTGATGTCTGGTCCGTTGGCCATCTTTTAGATCCTTCTTTGAGAGCTGACAACAAACTGTCAAATTCGCCCTTGAGTGGACTGTCGAAAAATTCAGAGTGCGCAAGTAGTGCTCTGGcagcaataaatatacataaACAAAATTGAGGTGCGACGATGTTTTCTGTGTAGTACAAGAACTTTTTAGCAATTGTAGCAATCTCTGAAGCTGCAGTTAGACAAGTCTCAGATGCAATTGAGCTTAGTATCTGGATGCGTTCATCAGGTGTAGCATATGCCAGGTTCTGATGTAACAAAATGACACTGGCGTTATGAGTGACATGAGCAAGAGTCAAATTCTGATCCATCCACCCATTTGAATGAACACGAGACACTTGCCACTTTTCTGGAAGTGAAGCTTTCCATCTCACTAGCATGCTATCAAGTTCTTGAAATACATTGAACCACCGACTAAACCCATCGTCACTGGATGAAAAATCCACAGACTCTCGTCGTAGAAAGTTAACTATTCGATCCAAGAATTCTGTAGCCTCAACTAGATATGCATAACCACCCAATGCATTCATATCGTCTACTGGATTTAGTGAATTTTGTGAAATATTAAAGTAGGGTGTCTTTCCATCGTACTCGTCTCGCCATAATGTACCTTCAACCGGCAATCGGCGCTTTACATCTGAGCTTGTTAGACTCGTATTCCAACCGGTTGCAGCAGAACAAAATCTATCCATGAGAAATATACTCCAAAATATTCGTCTCCTCGTCTCTGTCTCTGTCCAGTTAATTGGTGCTGTCAAAAAGCCCACTCTATTTAGTAATTTGTTGGTAGCcttgtcttcttcctcaacAGACAAGCCAAGCTGTTCTACAATCCGAGTAGCACTGGCAACAACAGACCAACTTCGTGGACCCTGGCCACTATTTAAAGTGTCAAATGCCAAAACGACACTTGCCTGAAGTGTCTCAACCGAAAATCTGTCAATGCATGTGAGCAACACAGAGTCTCGGCATCGCTTGTAATAAAATGATTTTAGATCTGGATCTAAAGATGAGAATCTTACTGTTGTAGCTGTCACTGCCTGAAGAATTACAGATGCTGGACGCCGGTCTGGATCATTGGAGTTTATGGCGTCTTTAAACGTTGGTTCGTGCAATATTGGTATCCATGGATGAATGATCTCAAAATATAGGTTACAAATGGTTCGCAAAATATCAAACGGAGGCAATATTGAAGATCCTGGATGACTTGCCGCATAACTTGTAGTGCTCAATTTGCgctttttattattatttccaaaGCCAATGCTATTACCATTACCATTGACAGACCCTAACTCGGCTGTATCCGCTTCAGAAACAAGCTCATTCTTAATATCGTCCAGAGACTTTTCTAATGATCCCCCTTCTTTTGTACCGCTTTTCACCAGATGttttgatatcagcagTGACTGGCCCAATACTATTGATTCCAGTTTTTGCATCCGGTTATTTAATTCCTCAATATATCCATTCTTTGGTCCTCGGCGGCGAGCTTCTTCAAACACGCAGAGTGCTCCACTAGCAGCACATCCATCGCATGGCTCAGTCCTGGAGcactttcttttcttctgccTACAGTTATTACAAGCTGTGCTGTATAACGTATTCTCTGGACTGTTCACTGACATTATGTCTGTCCCTCTAGCAACATGATTTTAGGAGACTATTATCACCAAACCTCACTTCACGAGTTTTATGCGGGGAAACCCGCGCCCGCGCAGATTCGAGTGGGGGTCCAGTTGGACTTAAGATTAGTGGTGCCACTAGCAAGCAGAAATTGGTCTAAGTAGTGGGAGAAATAAGTCGTTTAATcaacaattttttttagaCCTTTCTCTTCCTGTGAATTAAAAGTTTCCCTGCAATTGCAGTGTGGAAAtttagcagctgcagctAGATCAGGGTATATCCTGGTACCGCGAGATAAAATCattataaaaaatattatcaattaaacttattaatattaattgAGCACTAATTGAGTAAGTTCATATCTAATAACCTGTTTCCAACTTCTAAAAAGTAGTAATCTGCGTAAACAAGACCCGAGTCGTATATTCTGTGATTGGCGGTGgcattgttgttgacagTAGAATGGTCGAGAATCACAACACTGTCAGAGCTCGTCGCAGCATGGGACATGGTAAAATCAAGAATAGTATCTACTTTTGATTTGTATTTCAAATCGTTCCGGAGTTCGCAAATTAAAAGAAGACCAGAACATGCGATCATCGCTGCTGAGATATCCAAAATGCAGGGCTTTGGTGCGTCGAAGTCCCAGAAAACAGCACCATTCTCGACTCTTGACAAGAAGTAATCAGCTAATTTTTCAGCGAATTCGAGATATTTAGGGTTTTTGGTATACTTGTATACACTGGCGTATCCATAGAGTGCCCATGCCTGGCCCCGGCTCCAACAACTGCTGTCACTATAACCTTGACATGTAAGGCCAATCTTTTTGGTGCCTGTCTTACTATCAAATACAATCAAATGGTAAGATGAGTAATCATCTCTGAACTGATTCTTCATCGTAGTGTCGGCATGCTTGGTGGCATGATCAGCGTACGTTGAGTCTCCAGTGATAATAGACGCGGCATATAACAGATCCAAATTCATCATGTTATCAATAATGACTAAAAAGTCCGATTCTGGATTGTCAAAGTTATATCGCTTGGATGTGGTTGTTGTCCAACTGCGAAAGGCTTGGACTGTGTCACTCCATCGGGTCATAAGCGATTTGGCTGCTTGGACAATAATCTCGCCAGCTTTCTTGCTTCGATTTAGCTGGTATTCTCTCCAAAACGCTGGCATAATAAGAAATCCAATGTCATGAGTATCTGTGTTAAACTGATGAGGTTCTAGCCTGGTTTTCCAGTCCTCGGCTAATGCATTTagttcattctcatcaagaCCAACCACATCAGTTTTGGTGAGCCGTTCTTTCACTGCCCACAAGCTTCCTGGAAAGAATCCAGAAGTCCACCATTCAAATGgttcatatatatattcttTGGTATTACCAGTTGGCGTACAATGAGGGAATCCAGTTGGAATTGTCGGCTTTAGTTTAGCAACCTCGATGATTTTCTTAAGATGAGCAGTGTCAAGTATCTCCTTATAAAGAGATAGAGAGCTTGGATAAGTCATGTTAGAAAATGTTGTCCTTAATTGCAGAAATAATTATGGTCAAAGAGGGTCAACCAGTCTTCTTCATACTAACTTGGTCATCTTGTACTTTAAATACGGTGTTTCAAAGGGATTGTTCCAGCAAGAAGTCAAAATTGTGGGTCACCGGGATTACCTTCGGTCCGTTGGCGATCCAGTAAGCGGCACCGGTCCGTTAGTTTTTCCTGATGCAGACCCCCACACTTTTTTTATGCACTGAACCCAGTTAGTCAATTTCAGGGGATGTTCAAAGTCAATGTTCCCCGCATGAAATCATACGGCCATTGGTTCGGAGCGCGCGGTTTCCACTATCAGACACATGAAAACGTAAATACATAGTGTGATCTGGGTACTGATTTAGTTTCTGAATTCTCGTTTCTAGTAATTATACACCAAGATTGCATTAGTTATACAACTTGTTAAAATTATCCAGGCAAAGTATCTCTGGATGCacaattattatttaacaataaataaaaatttctATGGAAAAAGTTAAATATATGTAGTGCTCAGCGAACAATAGTACTCACTGGCAAATACTGTCATATACTGTCGAACCTTGCTAAAACTAATATATTCATTTACTCAAAATCAATCCAACATTCTCTACTGCTACACTCACTTCTTATACAGACTCTACATGCTCAATAGCTTCCATCTTCTCGGTAAGACCAGCTGAGTTGGCAATGGCTCTTCTTGCACCGACCTCACCGAAGACTTCAGCAATATCTTCAAGATCCTTACCAGCAGTCTCGGGGAAAACGAAGTATACAATGCTAATCTGGAAAACCAATTGGCAGATCCAAACAATGTAATAACGCCAATTAATTGCTGCCATAGCAATGGGATTCACATAATTATTGAATGTGCCAACAACATTAGCTGATAACTGATACAACATACTACCAGTAGCTCTCTGGTTATAAGGACAGACTTCCATAATGTatgcaattgcaattggGGCGGCAATATGATATGCGATCTGGTAAACGAAAATCATCGCGACAACACCACTGGCTAATGAATGGTCGGTGAAGTTCTTCCTTTGGTTCTCAGCTGAGAGGACAGTAAAAACAATGTATACCAAGAGCATACTGGTATATCCGGTTAAAaataatcttcttcttctgtaGGCACTAACGACGATAGCAGAGATAACATCAGCTGTTAGCGATACAGTAGTCATACCAATGTTAATTTTTAGTTGAGTCAACGAATCAGTGATTCCGATAGAGTTGAGGATAAGGGTCAGGTAGTATGAGATAATGGCATTACCAGATAGCTGTTGGAATGCAGGGACAACAATACAAATGAAAAGACGGTGGCGCATTGCCTTGGTCTTGAACCAAGCCAAATAGTTCTTAAGAGACAAGGTATCGTTCTTCTCCAGCTCTAGAGCGGCAGTAATTTCAGCCATTTGGAACTTGACAACTGGGTGCTCGCTATCTCCTGCAGCATGATATTTGGTAAAGAAAGCTCTAGCTTCATCCTCTCGTCCtttgctgataagataTCTAGGACTCTCAGGTCCAAGGAAGGCCAGTAGGATTTGAAGCAAGGGGAAAAAACCTTGGAGCAAAGAGGGGATTCTCCAACTCCAGTTACTTGTCTTGAGATCCGAGCGATAAGGACCCCAAGTAACAAGAGCAGCGACGAACGAGCCAAGGGGCCAACTCGCTAACAAGAATGCAGAAACTGTAGGACGTTGAGTTGGGTAAGCACATTCAGCGAGCAAAGGACCAGCTGCAGTAGAGGCCCAACATCCACCGACACCTAGTAAGATTCTAGCACCAATGAACATGGAAAAGTTTTGTGCTGCTCCTTGCAATATAGCTCCAATAACTATAATAATACAGCCAACAATAATAGTAAAACGTCTTCCAATAGCATCAGTCATCAAACTAGCAAATGGTACAGCAATCAGTGTTCCGATAGTAACACCATTACTCATAGTACCTAATCTACCACCAGTAGGATGGTCGAAAAACTGCTGCCAAGGTACAAGACTTTGGAGACCGTTCATCATACTGCCATCAAAGCCAGATACAATCTGAGCTAGAATAGCACCTACTAAGAGGGTGTTAAGTTTCAAGATGTGAGGATAAAACACCCAAAACCGTTCAAGTTTTGGTGTCACATCGACTAAAGTTTTTTCCTCTTGAACGAGATCAAGTACTTCTTTGGTATCACTCATGAtagttaaaaaaaaatttgtATGCTCTGAGTAAACCACACCGGATTCCAGCGTACCTTTAAATAGGAAAATCTACAAATGACCTTAAACTATAGTAAATAGTCATCTACTTCCCCACACTCCATGTTGAAGACTAGCTGATTGATCTGACAGCGGGCAACCCTCCGTGAGTTCCTCCGCGTACGTGGTGCCAAGACCATGTACAGGGTGGGGTCATTTACGATCTAACGTACCTGCTGAGCAGAGCTTGTACAGTGTTATTGCGGCAATGATCTTCCGCCCATAAGTATAtgcaaaaagaaatagcATTTTATGCTCCAGAGTTTAATTGGACCCCTCTTCAACCAGATCTACCCCACATTTTGATCTACCCCACGCGACTGTTTGGACTGTCTGGACTGTCTAATGGTGAGCACGTTAGGTGGTGGTCCGAGAGATTGTGCGATCcaccaaaaaatataatcagTATTTGCAGATTGCGGGGATGTTATCTACTGAGGACCTTCATGTTGGcttcattattatttcgtTAACTACTGGTCAGATCTATTAACCGTACTCTTCAACCAGACAATTTATACGATACGTATCTAAATTTAAATATCCTGTCTTCTAATTTAGGGAGACCGTTGAGTTTCGTGAAGTGGTGATTCCATCACACAAATAGAGTTCAACGAACCAccactggaccctgcatagGCAACTACACCACTGTCTGTCGATCAAAACTAAATATGGAGATGAATAAGGTAGCAGATCATTAATACAATGATAAAGGTACTCGCCAAGCTGTATGTTCCAGAAAGTCTCACATCACATATATATTGATTTTACTGGTCATCTTCATACGATCATAAGCCAGCCAAACAGCAAAAGGCAAGCTGAGTACCTCGATTCGGAGAACACATGTGAAAAATCAGCCGTATATATGGCTCTCCGCAAATTTAAGTGCCAATCTGGGGTGAAAAATCCAGTTTATCACATCAAGACACCAAAATGAATCTTTTACTTCCAATCTTAGTATTTGCGTTGCCACGATTCATCTGGTCGATTATTACCAGAACAATTCCATATGGTGCTCCTTTTGATTtgacaaacaaaaatatcaccTTCCTGATTTCGCACCCTGATGATGAAGTTATGTTCTTTGGCCCTTCATTGGCCCTACTAACGATTCCTGAGTTCAATAATACTGTCTCAATTGTGTCATTATCTTCAGGAAACTCCGAGGGTCTTGGCGCTACCAGAAAGATAGAGTTGGCAAGAAGCGCCTGGTATTTTGCAATCCCTCCTTCGCGTCTCTTCGTTGTTgagaatgaagaagatttcCCTGATTCAATGGAGGCTGCTTGGGATCCCAAATTGATCTCTGATGTATTGGGAGATATTCCTGCTATTTCTAATActgatgctattgttaCTTTCGACTCTCAAGGTGTTTCTGCCCATACGAACCACATTGCTACTGGTAAGGGTGCCTCTCTGTATGTCCAAGAGCACAGTGATGTTGGACTTTGGAAACTCGAGACCGTGTCCATCTATCGTAAATATCTGATGTTTTTCGATGCATTCATCAGTTACTATGCTGTTCCTTGGGTAAGAAAGGTCCATGAACAGATTTATGACAGTGAATGGGCTGCTAAGTACGACCTGCTCAAGCACATTCCTGAGCCCACCGCTGAACCTGTCCGTGCATCAATTATCTCCCGACAGGTTCAATTTACCCAGGCGAAGTCTGCCATGATTAAGGCTCATGAATCACAAATGAAATGGTACAGACATGGATGGGTGATCTTTTCTCGCTACATGATTGTTAACGATCTTATCAAGGAAAATTAGATATTAATACAAGTAGCTTCgctttttctctttcgaCGACTGGGGCTTCGTCCTAAAACTTCATCACTCCTACTGAACAGGAGGTCACAGGAGTTTGTTGGAGTAGTTTAGATAATACAACGGGCAGGTTTTGTGCTCATAAATCATACATTCAGTATATCGTAACTTTAAACAGTGTCCAACCTGGCACTATTGGTTTTATTTACATTCGAGTCAAAGGGGTTAGTCTCGCCATGAATGCTGTTGTCATGTAAGTCGTGACTGCTAGACTTTGTATTA
This window harbors:
- the GPI12 gene encoding Gpi12p (ER membrane protein involved in the second step of GPI anchor assembly; the second step is the de-N-acetylation of the N-acetylglucosaminylphosphatidylinositol intermediate; functional homolog of human PIG-Lp; GPI stands for glycosylphosphatidylinositol; GO_component: GO:0005783 - endoplasmic reticulum [Evidence IEA]; GO_component: GO:0005789 - endoplasmic reticulum membrane [Evidence IEA]; GO_component: GO:0005789 - endoplasmic reticulum membrane [Evidence ISS] [PMID 10085243]; GO_component: GO:0016021 - integral component of membrane [Evidence IEA]; GO_component: GO:0016021 - integral component of membrane [Evidence ISM] [PMID 12192589]; GO_component: GO:0016020 - membrane [Evidence IEA]; GO_function: GO:0000225 - N-acetylglucosaminylphosphatidylinositol deacetylase activity [Evidence IEA]; GO_function: GO:0000225 - N-acetylglucosaminylphosphatidylinositol deacetylase activity [Evidence ISS] [PMID 10085243]; GO_function: GO:0016787 - hydrolase activity [Evidence IEA]; GO_process: GO:0006506 - GPI anchor biosynthetic process [Evidence IEA,IEA]; GO_process: GO:0006506 - GPI anchor biosynthetic process [Evidence ISS] [PMID 10085243]), with protein sequence MNLLLPILVFALPRFIWSIITRTIPYGAPFDLTNKNITFLISHPDDEVMFFGPSLALLTIPEFNNTVSIVSLSSGNSEGLGATRKIELARSAWYFAIPPSRLFVVENEEDFPDSMEAAWDPKLISDVLGDIPAISNTDAIVTFDSQGVSAHTNHIATGKGASLYVQEHSDVGLWKLETVSIYRKYLMFFDAFISYYAVPWVRKVHEQIYDSEWAAKYDLLKHIPEPTAEPVRASIISRQVQFTQAKSAMIKAHESQMKWYRHGWVIFSRYMIVNDLIKEN
- the HXT13 gene encoding hexose transporter HXT13 codes for the protein MSDTKEVLDLVQEEKTLVDVTPKLERFWVFYPHILKLNTLLVGAILAQIVSGFDGSMMNGLQSLVPWQQFFDHPTGGRLGTMSNGVTIGTLIAVPFASLMTDAIGRRFTIIVGCIIIVIGAILQGAAQNFSMFIGARILLGVGGCWASTAAGPLLAECAYPTQRPTVSAFLLASWPLGSFVAALVTWGPYRSDLKTSNWSWRIPSLLQGFFPLLQILLAFLGPESPRYLISKGREDEARAFFTKYHAAGDSEHPVVKFQMAEITAALELEKNDTLSLKNYLAWFKTKAMRHRLFICIVVPAFQQLSGNAIISYYLTLILNSIGITDSLTQLKINIGMTTVSLTADVISAIVVSAYRRRRLFLTGYTSMLLVYIVFTVLSAENQRKNFTDHSLASGVVAMIFVYQIAYHIAAPIAIAYIMEVCPYNQRATGSMLYQLSANVVGTFNNYVNPIAMAAINWRYYIVWICQLVFQISIVYFVFPETAGKDLEDIAEVFGEVGARRAIANSAGLTEKMEAIEHVESV